The Paracoccus aminovorans genome has a window encoding:
- a CDS encoding sensor histidine kinase — MIPPAVVLAVSFGYLLLLVAVAAHGDRRAGQGRSLTANGLVYALSWGVYCSAWTYFGSVGRAASAGVWFLPIYLGPMLAMLLAWLVLRKMVRIAQSYRITSIADFIASRYGKSPSLAALVTLITVVGILPYIALQLKAVSVGYEVLTGQPGGPGGGWWRDGTLYMALSLAGFAVVFGTRHLDLSERHEGMVAAIAFESAVKLAAFLAVGVFVTWGLFAGMGDIWSRAQAHPEIGGLLSLGGQGFTGFAGAQWFALTLLSALSVLLLPRQFQIMVVECVNERHILRASWIFPAYLLAINVFVLPIAVGGMLLMGDGGAGAESYVMTLPLTQGAPGLALFVYIGGLSAATGMIVVETVAVSTMVCNDLVMPALLRSGRLGEGQDLTRLLLNIRRGAILVVLLLGYLYFRIAGEAYALVSIGLISFAAVAQFAPALLGGMYWQGGTRAGAFAGLIGGALVWAWTLMLPSVAKSGWIAAGFLDGPFGLSFLAPYHLFGLTGFDELTHSLFWSLLVNIGLYVAVSLATRPSVREASQALLFVDVFQRGKDSPVFWRGRARTQDLRRLATRFLGPARAEALLAEHARETGGLTPDARLVDRVERQIAGAIGTASARVMVASVAQEEPLSTADVLEILDEASQVRVYARELEEATAELRAANEKLKSLDQLKDDFMSSVTHELRTPLTTIRALAELILDTPEMDEAQRQQFTGIILSESERLSRLVNQVLDLAKIEAGMADWHNTQVDLPALMRGAVNSSMGLFRERGAAVDLDLPETAPPIMGDPDRLVQVMVNLLSNAAKFVPAQDGRVRVSLRQEGGALVVRVSDNGPGVPAREQAAVFEKFRQAGDAATRPPGTGLGLPISKQIVDNLGGRMWLESAPGQGACFAFSLPVRRDMEGVDGDTGADRG; from the coding sequence ATGATCCCGCCGGCCGTCGTCCTTGCGGTATCCTTCGGCTACCTGCTGCTGCTGGTCGCGGTGGCGGCGCATGGCGACCGGCGGGCGGGGCAGGGCCGCTCGCTGACCGCGAACGGGCTGGTCTATGCGCTGTCCTGGGGCGTCTATTGCTCGGCCTGGACCTATTTCGGCAGCGTCGGGCGGGCGGCCTCGGCCGGGGTCTGGTTCCTGCCGATCTATCTGGGGCCGATGCTGGCCATGCTGCTGGCCTGGCTGGTGCTGCGCAAGATGGTGCGGATCGCGCAAAGCTATCGCATCACCTCGATCGCGGATTTCATCGCCAGCCGCTATGGCAAAAGCCCGTCGCTGGCCGCGCTGGTCACGCTCATCACCGTGGTCGGCATCCTGCCCTATATCGCCTTGCAGCTGAAGGCGGTCTCGGTCGGATACGAGGTGCTGACCGGCCAGCCCGGCGGTCCGGGCGGCGGCTGGTGGCGCGACGGCACGCTTTACATGGCGCTGTCGCTGGCGGGTTTCGCCGTGGTCTTCGGCACCCGCCACCTGGACCTGTCCGAGCGGCACGAGGGCATGGTCGCGGCCATCGCATTCGAGTCGGCGGTGAAGCTGGCGGCCTTCCTGGCGGTGGGCGTCTTCGTGACCTGGGGCCTGTTCGCGGGCATGGGCGACATCTGGTCGCGCGCGCAGGCGCACCCGGAAATCGGCGGGCTGCTCAGCCTGGGCGGGCAGGGCTTCACCGGCTTTGCCGGCGCGCAATGGTTCGCGCTGACGCTGCTTTCGGCGCTGTCGGTGCTGCTGCTGCCGCGCCAGTTCCAGATAATGGTCGTCGAATGCGTGAACGAGCGGCATATCCTGCGCGCCTCGTGGATATTCCCGGCCTATCTGCTGGCGATCAACGTCTTCGTGCTGCCCATCGCCGTGGGGGGCATGCTGCTGATGGGCGACGGCGGCGCCGGGGCGGAAAGCTATGTGATGACCCTCCCGCTGACGCAGGGCGCGCCCGGGCTGGCGCTGTTCGTCTATATCGGCGGGCTTTCGGCCGCGACCGGCATGATCGTGGTGGAAACCGTCGCGGTCTCGACCATGGTCTGCAACGATCTGGTGATGCCGGCGCTGCTGCGCTCGGGCCGGCTGGGCGAGGGGCAGGACCTGACCCGGCTCTTGCTGAACATCCGCCGCGGCGCCATCCTGGTCGTGCTGCTGCTGGGATACCTGTATTTCCGCATCGCCGGCGAGGCCTATGCGCTGGTGTCCATCGGCCTGATCAGCTTCGCCGCCGTGGCGCAATTCGCGCCGGCGCTGCTGGGCGGGATGTATTGGCAGGGCGGCACCCGGGCCGGGGCCTTTGCCGGGCTGATCGGCGGGGCGCTGGTCTGGGCCTGGACGCTGATGCTGCCCTCGGTCGCGAAATCGGGCTGGATCGCGGCAGGCTTCCTGGACGGTCCCTTCGGCCTGTCCTTCCTCGCGCCTTACCACCTGTTCGGCCTGACCGGCTTCGACGAGTTGACCCATTCGCTGTTCTGGAGCCTGCTGGTCAATATCGGGCTTTACGTCGCCGTATCGCTGGCCACCCGCCCCTCGGTCCGCGAGGCCAGCCAGGCGCTGCTGTTCGTGGACGTGTTCCAGCGCGGCAAGGACAGCCCGGTCTTCTGGCGCGGCCGGGCGCGGACCCAGGACCTGCGCCGCCTTGCCACCCGCTTCCTCGGTCCCGCCCGGGCCGAGGCGCTGCTGGCCGAGCACGCGCGCGAAACCGGCGGCCTGACCCCCGACGCGCGGCTGGTGGACCGGGTCGAGCGCCAGATCGCCGGCGCCATCGGCACCGCCTCGGCCCGGGTCATGGTCGCCTCGGTCGCGCAGGAGGAACCGCTCAGCACCGCCGACGTGCTGGAGATCCTTGACGAGGCCTCGCAGGTCCGCGTCTATGCCCGCGAGCTGGAAGAGGCCACGGCCGAGTTGCGCGCGGCCAATGAAAAGCTGAAAAGCCTCGACCAGCTCAAGGACGATTTCATGTCCTCGGTCACGCATGAGCTGCGCACGCCGCTGACCACGATCCGCGCCCTGGCCGAGCTGATCCTGGACACGCCCGAGATGGACGAGGCCCAGAGGCAGCAGTTCACGGGCATCATCCTGTCGGAAAGCGAGCGGCTGAGCCGGCTGGTGAACCAGGTCCTCGACCTGGCCAAGATCGAGGCCGGCATGGCCGACTGGCACAACACCCAGGTGGACCTGCCGGCGCTGATGCGCGGCGCGGTGAACAGCAGCATGGGCCTGTTCCGCGAACGCGGCGCGGCGGTCGATCTGGATCTGCCGGAAACGGCGCCGCCGATCATGGGCGATCCCGACCGGCTGGTGCAGGTCATGGTCAACCTGCTGTCCAATGCCGCGAAATTCGTGCCGGCGCAGGACGGACGGGTGCGGGTCTCGCTGCGGCAAGAGGGCGGGGCGCTGGTGGTGCGGGTGTCCGACAACGGTCCCGGCGTGCCGGCGCGTGAGCAGGCGGCGGTGTTCGAGAAGTTCCGCCAGGCCGGCGACGCGGCCACGCGGCCGCCGGGCACCGGCCTCGGGCTTCCTATCAGCAAGCAGATCGTGGATAATCTGGGCGGGAGGATGTGGCTGGAGTCCGCGCCGGGCCAGGGGGCGTGTTTCGCCTTCAGCCTGCCGGTCCGCCGCGACATGGAGGGGGTCGATGGTGACACGGGTGCTGATCGCGGATGA
- a CDS encoding response regulator transcription factor, whose translation MVTRVLIADDEPNIVLTLSFMLKREGYEVLTAPDGTQALAAIRAERPALVLLDGAMPGMTGFEVCEAVRADPAVADTPILMLTAKGRETDIARGLGAGADAYVTKPFSTRELIARIREMLA comes from the coding sequence ATGGTGACACGGGTGCTGATCGCGGATGACGAGCCGAACATCGTCCTGACGCTGTCCTTCATGCTCAAGCGCGAGGGCTACGAGGTGCTGACCGCGCCCGACGGCACCCAGGCGCTGGCCGCGATCCGGGCCGAGCGCCCGGCGCTGGTGCTGCTGGACGGCGCCATGCCCGGCATGACCGGCTTCGAGGTCTGCGAGGCGGTCCGCGCCGATCCCGCCGTCGCCGACACGCCGATCCTGATGCTGACCGCCAAGGGCCGCGAAACCGACATCGCGCGCGGCCTGGGCGCGGGGGCCGACGCCTATGTCACCAAGCCGTTTTCCACCCGCGAGTTGATCGCCCGCATCCGCGAGATGCTGGCATGA
- a CDS encoding 3'-5' exonuclease, producing MKPDRGLLLAAALPGLALAAWAGLGLLLWRAGLPPEARAGLMQALAQGGALLAGWLALGAAAAAWLAARLHARLVRAPRRIADAVRNLAGNPAAPLLDDPGPLAQAVNRLAGQGRELRADMERLVAEASRKVAQERDQLGALMAELQQSVVVCNLDGRILLYNERARALFQRLSDAPQIAGGADLVGLGRSIHAVIDRALIDHARETVERHIARGEAAVSARFVTATGAGNLLQVVLAPVRNDAALTGYVLLLDDITREQAARSRRDQRLTGLTEASRASLANMQTALDMLDYPDLEPAERDSFHQIVRDEVQAMSARLEALTADAAQDMRARWPLQDMLGADLLAAAAGHIRAHSQASVAVEDPPGELWLSVDSFALVRALGEMAAERGPAALTLRLAPAATPGWAHLDLAWPMGAAPAEGQAGTSARAVAERHGGELWLEHDRARGLSFYRFLLPLASGEREAAGDPRPEFYDFDLFAAGAASHALDDSPLETLAYTVFDTETTGLDPAGGDEIIQIGAVRVLNGKILRGEGFDQLVDPGRSIPEASIPYHGIRPEMVRGQPRIAQVLPAFHAYAADTVLVGHNVAFDMRFLQLKEQATGLRFDQPVLDTLLLASIAQPHEPSQSLEAIAARLGVEIAARHNAAGDALATAQVFLALLPLLRQRGIATLGEARAAAEQSYYARLRY from the coding sequence ATGAAGCCCGACCGGGGCCTGTTGCTGGCCGCCGCCCTGCCTGGGCTGGCGCTGGCGGCATGGGCCGGGCTGGGGCTGCTGCTGTGGCGCGCCGGCCTGCCGCCCGAGGCGCGCGCGGGGCTGATGCAGGCCTTGGCGCAAGGCGGGGCGCTGCTGGCGGGCTGGCTGGCGCTTGGCGCGGCGGCGGCGGCATGGCTGGCCGCGCGGCTGCATGCGCGGCTGGTGCGGGCGCCCCGGCGCATCGCCGACGCGGTCAGGAATCTTGCCGGCAATCCGGCCGCGCCGCTTCTGGACGATCCCGGCCCGCTGGCGCAGGCGGTGAACCGGCTGGCCGGGCAGGGCCGCGAATTGCGCGCCGACATGGAGCGGCTGGTGGCCGAGGCCAGCCGCAAGGTCGCGCAGGAACGCGACCAGCTTGGCGCGCTGATGGCGGAATTGCAGCAAAGCGTCGTGGTCTGCAATCTGGACGGCCGCATCCTGCTTTACAACGAACGCGCTCGGGCGCTGTTCCAGCGCCTCTCCGACGCGCCGCAGATCGCCGGCGGGGCGGATCTGGTCGGGCTGGGCCGCTCGATCCATGCCGTCATCGACCGCGCGCTGATCGACCACGCGCGCGAGACGGTCGAGCGCCATATCGCGCGCGGCGAGGCCGCCGTCTCGGCCCGTTTCGTCACCGCCACGGGCGCGGGCAACCTGTTGCAGGTGGTGCTGGCGCCGGTGCGGAACGATGCGGCGCTGACCGGCTATGTGCTGCTGCTGGACGACATCACCCGGGAACAGGCGGCGCGGTCGCGCCGCGACCAGCGGCTGACGGGGCTGACCGAGGCCAGCCGCGCCTCGCTCGCGAACATGCAGACGGCGCTGGACATGCTGGATTATCCCGACCTGGAGCCGGCCGAGCGCGACAGCTTCCACCAGATCGTGCGCGACGAGGTGCAGGCGATGTCGGCGCGGCTGGAGGCGCTGACGGCGGATGCGGCGCAGGACATGCGGGCGCGCTGGCCCTTGCAGGACATGCTGGGCGCCGACCTGCTGGCCGCCGCTGCCGGCCATATCCGCGCGCATTCGCAGGCGTCGGTCGCGGTCGAGGACCCGCCGGGCGAGCTGTGGCTCAGCGTGGACAGTTTCGCGCTGGTGCGCGCCCTGGGCGAGATGGCGGCGGAACGCGGCCCGGCGGCGCTGACCCTGCGCCTTGCCCCGGCGGCGACGCCCGGCTGGGCGCATTTGGACCTGGCATGGCCGATGGGCGCGGCCCCAGCCGAGGGGCAGGCGGGCACCTCGGCCCGCGCCGTGGCCGAGCGCCATGGCGGCGAGTTGTGGCTAGAACACGACCGCGCGCGCGGGCTGTCCTTCTATCGCTTCCTGCTGCCCCTGGCCTCGGGCGAGCGCGAGGCGGCAGGCGATCCGCGGCCCGAGTTCTATGACTTCGACCTTTTCGCCGCTGGGGCCGCCAGCCACGCGCTGGACGACAGCCCGCTGGAGACGCTGGCCTATACCGTCTTCGATACCGAGACGACCGGCCTCGACCCCGCCGGCGGCGACGAGATCATCCAGATCGGCGCGGTCCGGGTTCTGAACGGCAAGATCCTGCGCGGCGAGGGTTTCGACCAGCTTGTCGATCCCGGACGCTCGATCCCCGAGGCCTCGATCCCCTATCACGGCATCCGCCCCGAGATGGTGCGCGGCCAGCCCCGCATCGCCCAGGTGCTGCCCGCCTTTCACGCCTATGCCGCCGACACCGTGCTGGTCGGCCACAACGTCGCCTTCGACATGCGTTTCCTGCAACTCAAGGAACAGGCGACCGGGCTGCGCTTCGACCAGCCGGTGCTGGACACGCTGCTGCTGGCCAGCATCGCCCAGCCGCACGAGCCCAGCCAGTCGCTGGAAGCCATCGCCGCCCGGCTGGGGGTCGAGATCGCCGCCCGCCACAACGCCGCCGGCGACGCTTTGGCCACGGCGCAGGTGTTCCTGGCCCTGCTGCCGCTGCTGCGCCAGCGCGGCATCGCCACCCTGGGCGAGGCCCGGGCCGCGGCCGAACAATCCTATTACGCCCGGCTGCGCTATTAG
- a CDS encoding NAD(P)/FAD-dependent oxidoreductase codes for MPADATVIGAGVVGLSIAIALQRRGLAVTVLDREGPAAGASAGNAGAFAFTDILPLASPGILRKAPRWLLDPLGPLSVPPAYALRIAPWMFRFWRACSPARVAHSTAAQTALMDLSRAELEPFLQATGTAGMLRKDGNLQVYESLAEFRAALPGWQARADHGIAFQHLDPEGMAQIQPGLSPRFVKGTFTPGWYSIADPRLYTLALAEHFRARGGILERVEVRSLRPTGTGVQIDDDRHAGHVVLAAGAFSHRLARTLGERIPLETERGYNTTLPPDAFDLRMQITFGGHGFVVTRLATGIRVGGAVELGGLDLPPNFARAEAMLQKAQAFLPGLRPQGGTQWMGFRPSLPDSLPAIGRARATPRVIHAFGHGHLGLTQSAGTARLVADLVTGQAPAIDPAPFLPQRF; via the coding sequence GTGCCAGCCGATGCCACCGTGATCGGCGCCGGCGTGGTCGGACTGTCCATCGCCATCGCCTTGCAGAGGCGCGGCCTCGCGGTTACCGTCCTCGACCGCGAAGGCCCGGCGGCGGGCGCCTCGGCCGGAAATGCCGGCGCCTTCGCCTTCACCGACATCCTGCCGCTGGCCTCGCCCGGCATCCTGCGCAAGGCGCCGCGCTGGCTTCTCGATCCGCTGGGCCCGCTCAGCGTGCCGCCGGCCTATGCGCTGCGGATCGCGCCCTGGATGTTCCGCTTCTGGCGGGCCTGTTCGCCGGCGCGGGTCGCGCATTCCACCGCCGCGCAAACCGCGCTGATGGACCTGTCGCGGGCCGAGCTGGAGCCTTTCCTGCAGGCCACCGGCACCGCCGGCATGCTGCGCAAGGACGGCAATCTCCAGGTCTACGAATCCCTGGCCGAGTTCCGCGCCGCCCTGCCCGGCTGGCAGGCGCGGGCCGATCACGGCATCGCCTTCCAGCACCTGGACCCCGAGGGCATGGCGCAGATCCAGCCCGGCCTGTCGCCGCGTTTCGTCAAGGGCACCTTCACCCCCGGCTGGTATTCCATCGCCGATCCCCGGCTCTACACGCTGGCGCTGGCCGAGCATTTCCGCGCCCGCGGCGGCATCCTGGAACGCGTCGAGGTCCGCAGCCTGCGCCCGACCGGGACGGGCGTGCAGATCGACGACGACCGCCATGCCGGCCATGTCGTCCTAGCCGCCGGCGCCTTCTCGCATCGCCTCGCCCGCACTCTGGGCGAGCGCATCCCGCTGGAAACCGAACGCGGCTACAACACTACCCTGCCGCCCGACGCCTTCGACCTGCGCATGCAGATCACCTTCGGCGGCCATGGTTTCGTCGTCACCCGGCTTGCGACCGGCATCCGCGTCGGCGGCGCGGTCGAGCTGGGCGGGCTGGACCTGCCGCCGAATTTCGCGCGCGCCGAGGCGATGCTGCAAAAGGCCCAGGCCTTCCTGCCCGGCCTGCGGCCGCAGGGCGGCACGCAATGGATGGGCTTCCGCCCCTCGCTGCCCGATTCGCTGCCAGCCATCGGCCGGGCCCGGGCCACGCCGCGGGTGATCCATGCCTTCGGCCACGGCCACCTTGGGTTGACGCAATCGGCCGGCACCGCCCGGCTGGTCGCCGATCTCGTGACCGGGCAAGCGCCGGCCATCGACCCGGCGCCCTTCCTGCCGCAAAGGTTCTAA
- a CDS encoding ATP-binding protein yields the protein MTRLWPGGLAARFSLLLVAALLGANLVAAWVIAREGSAFDRAIRLQGDAHRLHALVSALEAADPETVEMLPRASSTGFTRFSVDAAPLALPQTTRLPMHETDLSVELPGHEIRIHESGHDPDDRRAPLMLVSVRLDRGAAAGRWLNALAYPLPVQSAWQWKQGFFAPLLASLFGTLAVALVFVRRMTRPLRALAEAARAAGRGDRSARVTESGAGELREAALAFNDMQRRIGGFEAERMRMLAALAHDMRTPITGLRIRAEMLEDDSQRGDMIRVLDEMAVMADGLMHAGSARRGTEPMQPVDLDAALARLCADCGAGYSGSGPLVMPLRPVAMTRAIRNLLENAARYAGPARLTLRRDAQAALIRVEDDGPGIPEALLARVTEPFVRGEDSRSARTGGAGLGLAIAQDVIHAHGGTLALCNRPEGGLRIEIRLPLHGPG from the coding sequence ATGACCCGGCTGTGGCCCGGCGGGCTCGCCGCGCGCTTTTCGCTGCTGCTGGTCGCGGCGCTTCTGGGCGCCAACCTGGTCGCGGCCTGGGTGATCGCGCGCGAGGGCTCGGCCTTCGACCGCGCGATCCGGCTGCAGGGCGACGCCCACCGCCTGCACGCCCTGGTCTCGGCGCTGGAGGCCGCCGACCCCGAGACGGTCGAGATGCTGCCGCGCGCCAGCAGCACCGGCTTCACCCGCTTCTCGGTCGACGCCGCGCCGCTGGCCCTGCCCCAGACCACGCGGTTGCCGATGCACGAGACCGACCTCTCCGTGGAACTGCCGGGGCATGAAATCCGCATCCACGAAAGCGGGCACGATCCCGACGACCGGCGGGCGCCGCTGATGCTGGTGTCGGTGCGGCTGGACCGCGGCGCGGCGGCGGGACGCTGGCTGAACGCGCTGGCCTATCCGCTGCCGGTGCAAAGCGCCTGGCAGTGGAAGCAGGGCTTCTTCGCGCCGCTGCTGGCCTCGCTCTTCGGCACGCTGGCGGTGGCGCTGGTCTTCGTGCGCCGGATGACGCGACCCCTGCGCGCCCTGGCCGAGGCGGCGCGGGCGGCCGGACGCGGCGACCGCAGCGCGCGGGTGACCGAATCCGGCGCGGGCGAGTTGCGCGAGGCGGCCCTGGCCTTCAACGACATGCAGCGCCGCATCGGCGGCTTCGAGGCCGAACGCATGCGGATGCTGGCGGCGCTGGCCCATGACATGCGGACCCCGATCACCGGGCTGCGCATCCGCGCCGAGATGCTGGAAGACGACAGCCAGCGCGGCGACATGATCCGGGTGCTGGACGAAATGGCGGTGATGGCGGACGGGCTGATGCATGCGGGTTCGGCCCGGCGCGGGACCGAGCCGATGCAGCCGGTCGATCTGGACGCGGCGCTGGCGCGGCTCTGCGCCGATTGCGGCGCCGGCTACAGCGGCTCCGGGCCGCTGGTCATGCCGCTGCGCCCGGTCGCCATGACCCGCGCGATCCGCAACCTGCTCGAGAATGCCGCCCGCTATGCCGGCCCGGCCCGCCTGACCCTGCGCCGCGACGCCCAGGCCGCGCTGATCCGCGTCGAGGACGACGGCCCCGGCATTCCCGAGGCGCTGCTGGCGCGCGTCACCGAACCTTTCGTGCGCGGCGAGGACAGCCGCAGCGCCCGCACCGGCGGCGCCGGCCTGGGCCTGGCGATCGCCCAGGACGTGATCCATGCCCACGGCGGCACGCTTGCCCTGTGCAACCGTCCCGAGGGCGGGCTGCGCATCGAGATCCGCCTGCCCCTGCACGGCCCCGGCTGA
- a CDS encoding response regulator, translated as MTDAIEPRILIVDDARDIREPLGQYLRRSGFRIRLAADAAEARRAVEDEPVHLAILDVMMPGEDGLSLCRDLVRNRRLPVILLTARAAQEDRVEGLDLGADDYVTKPFDPRELLARIHAVLRRVPPERPAPPQSRRRFAGLVHDPGRAAVTLPSGQEVALTSGENRLLALLLDHPGQVLSRMRLLDLLSGREARAYDRAVDNTVSRLRHKIEPDPRAPRLIVTEWGGGYRLAADVEPPA; from the coding sequence ATGACCGACGCCATCGAACCCCGCATCCTGATCGTGGACGACGCCCGCGACATCCGCGAACCGCTGGGGCAATACCTGCGCCGCAGCGGCTTCCGCATCCGTCTGGCCGCCGATGCCGCCGAGGCGCGCCGCGCCGTCGAGGATGAGCCGGTGCACCTTGCCATCCTCGACGTGATGATGCCGGGCGAGGACGGGCTCAGCCTCTGCCGCGACCTGGTGCGCAACCGCCGGCTGCCGGTGATCCTGCTGACCGCGCGCGCCGCGCAGGAGGACCGCGTCGAGGGGCTGGACCTCGGTGCCGACGACTATGTCACCAAGCCCTTCGACCCGCGTGAGCTTCTGGCCCGCATCCATGCGGTGCTGCGCCGGGTGCCGCCGGAACGGCCCGCGCCGCCGCAATCGCGCCGCCGCTTCGCCGGGCTGGTGCACGACCCAGGCCGGGCCGCCGTCACCCTGCCCTCGGGGCAGGAGGTGGCGCTGACCTCGGGCGAGAACCGGCTGCTGGCGCTGCTGCTGGACCACCCCGGCCAGGTGCTGTCGCGGATGCGGCTGCTCGACCTGCTCTCGGGACGCGAGGCCCGGGCCTATGACCGCGCGGTGGACAATACCGTCAGCCGGCTGCGCCACAAGATCGAGCCGGACCCGCGCGCGCCCCGGCTGATCGTCACCGAATGGGGCGGCGGCTACCGGCTGGCCGCCGATGTCGAGCCGCCGGCATGA
- a CDS encoding FepA family TonB-dependent siderophore receptor, with protein MATPFPRPATGTALCLLMSLPVFAGGALAQETPTDETVVLETVVISAEEQAKQALGTSTVTAEDIEKSPPVNDISEIVRKMPGVNLTGATASGQRGNQRQIDIRGMGPENTLILIDGKPVMSRNSVRMSRNGERDSRGDSNWVPAEMIERIEVLRGPAAARYGSGSSGGVVNIITKRPDTFSAQVGMHYNSPESRKEGDSVRSNFMLAGPVGENLTFRLFGNYNKTDGDAPDINRVPLLDDAGNPILDDDGNPEYGNLAGREGVVNKDLGGLLSWQVAPGHVVDFEASFSRQGNIYAGDTMFGSVKEDQDGVNLIGTETNRMYRRALSVTHRGEYDFGESFSYLQWENTRNARLCEGTAGSVEGSITNCVDTDGDGENDAMAFSTITLDNITAKSEWILPMQLAGRDSRVTFGAEYRGEFMEDGVSIRGSLDPDLGGDIGVDPDGANRDPKTDQQTIGLYAEANIQWNDKLTLTPGLRFDYNDNFGSAWSPSLNATYAFNDEWTMKLGIARAFKAPNLYQLNPNYVYVTRGRGCPFVDGVQLTGPCYVLGNPDLEAERSLNKEIGIAYQGRNDIAASLTWFHNDYDNRIGSGQIQHNPGATENRLFRWENQKNAIISGIEGNFSTPLGERFAFNTNFTKMIKSEDENGQPLSLVPDYTINASLDWYATPDLTLTLGATHYGKIEPATISNSMGEAIEDPETRGGYTLVNLGANWAMNDKVRLSAGVTNLFDKQLLRTNTSDGTNTFNEPGRAFYIGLTSTF; from the coding sequence ATGGCGACGCCTTTCCCGCGCCCGGCCACGGGCACCGCACTCTGTCTGCTGATGTCGCTGCCGGTCTTTGCCGGCGGGGCGCTGGCCCAGGAAACCCCCACCGACGAGACCGTCGTGCTCGAGACCGTGGTGATCTCGGCCGAGGAACAGGCCAAGCAGGCGCTCGGCACCTCGACCGTGACGGCCGAGGACATCGAGAAATCCCCTCCGGTCAACGACATCTCCGAGATCGTGCGCAAGATGCCCGGCGTGAACCTGACCGGCGCCACCGCCAGCGGCCAGCGGGGCAACCAGCGCCAGATCGACATTCGCGGCATGGGACCGGAAAACACCCTGATCCTGATCGACGGCAAACCGGTCATGTCGCGCAACTCGGTCCGCATGAGCCGCAACGGCGAACGGGATTCGCGCGGCGATTCGAACTGGGTCCCGGCCGAGATGATCGAGCGCATCGAGGTGCTGCGCGGCCCGGCGGCGGCGCGCTATGGCTCGGGCTCGTCGGGCGGGGTGGTCAATATCATCACCAAGCGCCCCGACACCTTCTCGGCCCAGGTGGGCATGCATTACAATTCGCCCGAAAGCCGCAAGGAAGGCGACTCGGTGCGCTCTAACTTCATGCTGGCCGGTCCCGTGGGTGAAAACCTGACCTTCCGGCTGTTCGGCAACTATAACAAGACCGACGGCGACGCCCCCGACATCAACCGCGTTCCGCTGCTGGACGATGCCGGCAACCCGATCCTGGACGACGACGGCAATCCGGAATACGGCAACCTCGCGGGCCGCGAAGGCGTGGTGAACAAGGATCTGGGCGGCTTGCTGAGCTGGCAGGTCGCGCCCGGCCATGTCGTCGACTTCGAGGCGAGCTTCTCGCGCCAGGGCAATATCTACGCCGGCGACACCATGTTCGGCAGCGTGAAAGAGGATCAGGACGGCGTCAACCTGATCGGCACCGAGACCAACCGCATGTATCGCCGCGCCCTGTCCGTGACCCATCGCGGCGAGTATGATTTCGGCGAGTCGTTCAGCTATCTGCAATGGGAAAACACCCGCAACGCCCGGCTTTGCGAAGGCACGGCCGGCTCTGTGGAAGGGTCGATCACCAATTGCGTCGATACCGATGGCGACGGTGAAAACGACGCGATGGCGTTCAGCACCATCACGCTGGACAATATCACCGCCAAGAGCGAATGGATCCTGCCGATGCAACTGGCAGGCCGGGACAGCCGCGTGACCTTCGGCGCCGAATATCGCGGCGAGTTCATGGAGGACGGCGTCTCGATCCGCGGCTCGCTGGACCCGGACCTGGGCGGCGATATCGGTGTCGATCCCGACGGCGCCAACCGCGACCCCAAGACCGACCAGCAGACCATCGGTCTTTATGCCGAGGCGAACATCCAGTGGAACGACAAGCTGACGCTGACCCCCGGCCTGCGCTTCGACTATAACGACAATTTCGGCAGCGCCTGGTCGCCCAGCCTGAACGCGACCTATGCCTTCAACGACGAATGGACGATGAAGCTGGGCATCGCGCGGGCCTTCAAGGCGCCGAACCTGTATCAGCTGAACCCGAACTACGTCTATGTCACCCGCGGCCGCGGCTGCCCCTTCGTGGACGGCGTGCAGCTCACCGGCCCATGCTACGTCCTGGGCAACCCGGATCTGGAGGCCGAGCGCAGCCTGAACAAGGAGATCGGCATCGCCTATCAAGGCCGGAACGACATCGCCGCCAGCCTGACCTGGTTCCACAACGACTACGACAACCGTATTGGTTCCGGCCAGATCCAGCACAACCCCGGTGCCACCGAAAACCGCCTGTTCCGCTGGGAAAACCAGAAGAACGCGATCATCTCGGGGATCGAGGGCAATTTCTCGACCCCGCTGGGCGAACGCTTCGCCTTCAACACCAACTTCACCAAGATGATCAAGTCCGAGGACGAGAACGGCCAGCCGCTGAGCCTGGTGCCGGATTATACGATCAACGCCTCGCTCGACTGGTATGCGACGCCGGATCTGACCCTGACGCTGGGGGCGACCCATTACGGCAAGATCGAGCCGGCGACGATCAGCAACAGCATGGGCGAAGCGATCGAGGATCCCGAAACCCGCGGCGGCTATACGCTGGTCAATCTGGGGGCGAACTGGGCGATGAACGACAAGGTCCGGCTGTCGGCCGGGGTGACCAACCTCTTCGACAAACAGCTGCTTCGCACCAACACCAGCGACGGCACCAACACCTTCAACGAACCCGGCCGCGCCTTCTATATTGGGCTGACCTCGACCTTCTGA